In Choloepus didactylus isolate mChoDid1 chromosome 6, mChoDid1.pri, whole genome shotgun sequence, one DNA window encodes the following:
- the LOC119537374 gene encoding olfactory receptor 8B3-like, giving the protein MAPGNGSLVTEFVLVGLTEHPDLQLPLFFLFLAMYTFTVLGNFGLVTLIGLNSHLHTPMYFFLFNLSFIDLCYSSVFSPKMLLNFLSKKNIISYQGCLTQFFFFCFFAISECYVLISMAYDRYVAICNPLLYNIVMSPKVCFKLMFGSYLMAFSSAMADTGCLLRLTFCDANTINHYFCDILPVLQLSCTSTYVSELVLFIVASISIFVPSLTIFISYGFILCSILHISSTEGRSKAFSTCSSHIIAVSLFFGSGSFMYLQPSSELSMDEGKISSVFYTNVVPMMNPLIYSLRNKDIILAMRKTLSRRKFQ; this is encoded by the coding sequence ATGGCTCCTGGAAATGGCTCTTTGGTGACTGAATTTGTACTGGTCGGGTTAACAGAGCACCCAGACCTCCAACTCCCCCTGTTCTTCCTCTTTCTAGCAATGTACACATTCACTGTGCTGGGAAACTTTGGCTTGGTGACCCTAATTGGACTGAATTCCcaccttcacacccccatgtactttttcctctttaacttgTCCTTCATAGACCTCTgttattcttcagttttttcccccaaaatgctgCTCAACTttttatcaaagaagaatattattTCTTACCAGGGTTGCTTGACAcagttcttctttttctgtttttttgccaTCTCTGAGTGTTATGTGCTGATATCAATGGCCTAtgatcgctatgtggccatctgtaacccACTCTTGTACAACATTGTCATGTCCCCTAAAGTGTGCTTCAAGCTTATGTTTGGTTCATACTTGATGGCATTTTCTAGTGCTATGGCTGACACCGGATGCCTGCTGAGACTGACCTTCTGTGATGCCAACACCATCAACCATTATTTCTGTGACATCCTCCCTGTGCTCCAGCTCTCCTGCACAAGCACCTATGTCAGTGAGCTGGTGTTGTTTATTGTAGCGAGCATCAGTATCTTTGTGCCCAGTCTCACCATCTTCATCTCTTACGGTTTCATTCTCTGCAGCATCCTGCACATCAGTTCCACTGAAGGCAGGTCCAAAGCCTTCAGCACCTGCAGTTCCCACATAATTGCTGTTTCTCTATTCTTTGGATCAGGTTCATTTATGTATCTCCAGCCATCTTCTGAATTGTCTATGGATGAGGGAAAAATTTCCTCTGTCTTTTACACTAATGTTGTTCCCATGATGAACCCCTTAATCTACAGCTTGAGGAATAAAGATATAATACTTGCCATGAGAAAAACCCTGAGtaggagaaagtttcagtaa